One window of Papaver somniferum cultivar HN1 chromosome 9, ASM357369v1, whole genome shotgun sequence genomic DNA carries:
- the LOC113307723 gene encoding L-type lectin-domain containing receptor kinase IV.1-like, producing the protein MFFFKLLSVSLFFFFFFFFIFFFSATSEDLGFDYNGFRNAQNLSLNDTADITPGGLLRLTNTDSNHQIGHCFYSDPVQFYSNSSPAANMGNTTPIFSFSTSFVFAIVSESNINGQGLAFVIAPHRGLPGALPNQFLGLFNDSNNGKYENHVFAVELDTINNIEYDMDNNHVGIDVNGLKSVKAESAKYYNDKNGGYKNLILKNGKIIQVWVEYDGSEKQVNVTIAPIEERKPSVPLLSLHLDLSNIFLNLMYVGFSSSTQTVETFHYILGWSFKINGVAQEFNLSSLPGLPKPMEKAMMLTIVLSISIPITLIITICLGIFFFLRKRKFAELVEDWEEIYGTHRFSFKELYKAADGFGEAEIIGRGAFGEVYRGVLSNPRKEVAIKKVMHDSRQGMQQFIAEIVSIGKLRHRNLVQLYGYCRRRGELLLVYEFLPCGSLEKFIFPSSSSASSSSSARATLDWCQRFKIIKGVASGLVYLHEEWEKVVIHRDVKASNVLLNAGMEPKLGDFGLAVLFDHGTGDALTSRIAGTPGYIAPEMNRSGLASTCTDVYAFGVFLLEVVCGKRPVQIRTDATGVRSIYLVDLVLSCWKNGTIRETADPSFGSEYVAEEIELVLKLGLLCTHTNSDFRPTMRQVVQYLNGDAALLQTDLWVLDTSDTLSKAFSRVNMGDLYPCSAGSTFSASSSTPNESVPSGPR; encoded by the coding sequence ATGTTTTTTTTCAAGCTCTTATctgtttctttgtttttctttttctttttctttttcatctttttcttttcagcaACATCTGAGGATCTTGGCTTTGACTACAATGGCTTCAGAAATGCTCAAAATTTGAGTCTTAACGACACGGCGGATATTACACCTGGAGGCCTCTTAAGGTTAACCAACACCGATTCCAATCATCAAATTGGTCATTGCTTCTACTCTGATCCAGTTCAATTCTACAGTAACTCATCCCCAGCAGCCAATATGGGTAATACTACTCCTATATTCTCATTCTCAACTTCTTTCGTCTTTGCCATTGTCTCCGAGAGTAACATAAATGGACAGGGGCTTGCTTTTGTTATTGCACCTCATAGAGGGCTGCCTGGAGCTCTACCAAACCAATTTCTTGGTCTATTTAATGATTCAAACAATGGAAAGTATGAGAACCATGTTTTTGCAGTGGAGTTGGATACTATAAACAACATTGAGTATGACATGGATAACAACCATGTCGGTATTGACGTCAACGGCTTAAAGTCTGTTAAGGCTGAATCTGCTAAGTACTACAATGATAAGAACGGTGGGTATAAGAACCTAATTCTAAAAAACGGGAAAATCATTCAAGTTTGGGTAGAATATGATGGGTCAGAGAAGCAAGTTAATGTAACCATAGCTCCAATTGAGGAACGCAAGCCATCTGTTCCTTTGTTATCCCTGCACCTAGATCTTTCAAATATTTTCTTAAACCTCATGTATGTGGGATTCTCATCATCTACTCAAACGGTGGAAACATTTCACTATATACTAGGATGGAGCTTTAAGATTAATGGCGTAGCTCAAGAGTTCAACCTCTCTAGCCTTCCTGGACTTCCAAAACCTATGGAGAAAGCTATGATGTTGACGATAGTGTTGTCAATAAGTATCCCAATTACTTTGATAATAACAATATGTCTGGGCATCTTTTTCTTCCTAAGGAAGAGAAAgttcgcagagttggtagaggaTTGGGAAGAAATTTATGGGACACATAGGTTTTCATTTAAAGAATTATACAAGGCTGCAGACGGGTTTGGAGAGGCAGAGATTATAGGGAGGGGTGCCTTTGGTGAAGTCTACCGAGGTGTATTATCTAATCCTCGAAAGGAAGTCGCCATCAAGAAAGTCATGCATGATTCGAGACAGGGCATGCAACAATTTATTGCAGAAATTGTAAGCATTGGCAAGCTTCGGCACAGAAACTTAGTGCAACTCTATGGCTATTGCAGACGAAGGGGAGAGCTACTTTTAGTGTACGAGTTCCTTCCTTGTGGAAGCTTAGAGAAGTTTATCTTTCCATCTAGTTCGAGTGCATCGTCGTCATCGTCAGCTAGAGCAACACTTGATTGGTGTCAAAGATTTAAAATAATAAAGGGAGTAGCCTCAGGTCTAGTTTATCTACATGAAGAATGGGAAAAGGTTGTAATTCATAGGGATGTGAAAGCAAGCAATGTTTTGTTAAATGCTGGAATGGAGCCAAAACTGGGTGACTTTGGCCTTGCAGTGTTATTTGATCATGGAACAGGTGATGCTCTTACTTCTAGGATTGCTGGCACACCAGGTTATATCGCACCGGAAATGAATAGAAGTGGGTTAGCATCAACGTGTACTGATGTGTATGCATTTGGGGTTTTCTTGCTTGAAGTTGTATGTGGGAAAAGACCAGTACAGATAAGAACAGACGCAACAGGTGTCCGTTCGATTTATCTGGTCGATTTGGTTCTGTCTTGTTGGAAGAACGGCACTATTCGTGAGACTGCTGATCCAAGTTTTGGAAGTGAATACGTAGCAGAAGAGATTGAATTGGTTTTGAAACTTGGGTTGCTATGTACTCATACTAATTCTGATTTTAGACCAACCATGAGACAAGTCGTGCAGTATTTGAATGGAGATGCTGCTCTGCTTCAAACAGATTTATGGGTCCTTGATACGAGTGATACACTGAGTAAAGCATTCTCGCGAGTAAACATGGGAGACTTATACCCTTGCTCTGCAGGCAGCACTTTCTCTGCATCATCGTCCACCCCCAATGAGTCAGTGCCATCTGGTCCCCGTTGA